A region from the Linepithema humile isolate Giens D197 chromosome 1, Lhum_UNIL_v1.0, whole genome shotgun sequence genome encodes:
- the mRpL14 gene encoding large ribosomal subunit protein uL14m — translation MLSPALLNILSRGISTTAPASRIIKLSRLRVVDNSEIGRLAMMEGKPPRCIHVYNKVGVGYIGDRVLVAIRGEKKKGILVGLKENQVPKIPKFDSNNLVLIDDNGTPLGTRIQVPIPHILRTKMKEKTHTKGADYTKLLAIASRFV, via the exons ATGTTATCACCTgcactattaaatattttaagcaggGGCATTTCTACAACAGCTCCTGCAAGTAGAATAATCAAACTAAGTCGATTAAGAGTAGTGGATAATAGCGAAATAGGAAGGCTAGCTATGATGGAGGGTAAACCACCAAGATGCATACACGTCTATAATAAAGTTGGAGTTGGATATATTG gagATAGAGTTTTAGTCGCAATAAGAggtgagaaaaagaaaggtaTATTAGTTggattaaaagaaaatcaggTTCCCAAAATTCCCAAGTTTGATAGCAACAATTTAGTGCTAATAGATGATAATGGGACACCTTTAGGTACAAGAATACAAGTACCTATTCCACACATACTTAGAACAAAAATGAAGGAGAAAACCCACACGAAAGGAGCAGATTATACTAAACTATTAGCAATTGCATCTCGATTTGTGTAA
- the mRpS28 gene encoding small ribosomal subunit protein bS1m produces MNKIHRLKKVLTDLRSLNVLRANSISTRYFCTSKDLEGETKDTASAESVVGKEIQAEAKENAEISGSNAKLSGFAQSYERFSHIDDKTPEIPQTFASLIRNSKFVDLGEPEGKLVTGEIFNIVDDDLYIDFGWKFYCVCRKPIKNGQYYVRGSKVRLKIRDLELSSRFLGATTDITLLEADCILMGLISSPLQISEQKAQKIETRRLKIQNV; encoded by the exons atgaataaaatacatcgTCTCAAGAAAGTGTTAACAGATTTGCGATCTCTCAATGTTTTGAGAGCAAATTCGATATctacaagatatttttgtacaagcaAAGATTTGGAAGGGGAAACTAAAGATACAGCATCTGCAGAGTCTGTTGTTGGAAAAGAAATACAAGCAGAAGCGAAAGAAAATGCAGAAATATCAGGATCTAATGCAAAATTGAGTGGTTTTGCGCAAAGTTACGAAAGATTCTCGCATATTGACGATAAAACACCAGAAATACCTCAAACGTTCGCTTCCTTAATACGCAACTCCAAATTTgttgat TTGGGAGAACCAGAAGGAAAACTAGTAACtggtgaaatatttaatattgttgatGATGACTTGTACATTGATTTTGGATGGAAGTTTTATTGTGTTTGTCGAAAACCTATAAAAAACGGACA gtacTATGTGAGAGGATCCAAGGTTCGGCTAAAGATAAGGGATTTGGAACTTTCTTCTAGATTTTTAGGTGCTACAACAGATATAACTCTTTTAGAAGCTGATTGTATTTTAATGGGTTTAATATCGTCACCATTACAAATATCAGAACAGAAAGCACAGAAAATAGAAACAAGGAGACTGAAAATACAGaatgtttaa
- the LOC105677975 gene encoding lipopolysaccharide-induced tumor necrosis factor-alpha factor homolog, translating into MEKNVGFSAANAQPSNLLPTAPPSYEEAIANTGVPMNPPVGSAPYPLGITPVPMAMPMPYNQPPNQITMPAPSASSQSTSQPHFNVESNSMSSVSRPEVRVIHHHLTYALAPNPVKMACPTCHADIKTTTISDHQPSAHVCCIVLCLLGCCLCSCLPYCMSAFMSVHHFCPNCKNYIGTWKG; encoded by the exons atggaaaagaacGTAGGTTTTAGTGCAGCTAATGCACAGCCATCGAATCTTTTACCAACGGCTCCGCCGTCTTATGAGGAAGCCATAGCTAATACAGGAGTACCTATGAATCCTCCAGTTGGTTCTGCACCGTATCCCCTGGGAATCACGCCAGTACCAATGGCAATGCCAATGCCAT ATAATCAGCCACCAAATCAAATTACAATGCCAGCACCATCTGCGTCAAGTCAATCAACGTCTCAGCCTCATTTTAATGTTGAGTCGAATTCCATGTCTTCTGTATCGCGGCCGGAAGTACGGGTCATTCATCATCATTTAACGTACGCTCTAGCACCAAATCCAGTGAAAATGGCCTGTCCAACATGTCATGCCGATATCAAAACTACTACGATATCGGATCATCAGCCTAGTGCTCATGTTTGCTGTATCGTGCTTTGCTTACTCGg ATGCTGCCTCTGTTCATGCCTGCCGTACTGTATGAGCGCCTTCATGAGCGTTCATCATTTTTGTccgaattgtaaaaattatatcggtACATGGAAGGGTTGA